GAGGGCACCAAAAATTAGCCATTTTAGTACCTTTTTGTTCAGATCACTGCAATAATCTTTTGCAAAAGCAACTTCAAGCTCACAAATGAGCAAGTGAGGGAACCAAAGAACTACAAGCTGATAATGCTGTATTCCCCGCTGGAGCCTTGCAGGGAGAATACTCTGATATTGATTAATGACAGAAATACCTCCCACAGCTCTTTGGGCttggcccagctgtgctgtgggaggtCAGGGGACAGTGCAGACactgccccagcctgcccaggatGTGCAAATGGGCAGGTGGCACTTTGCTCCTGCCCGCCCTCCCCACCGTGACACCCAGgcttgcagagctgcatttgtCCAAAGGAAAGGAGCTTGAGCTGGTTTCAGGAGGATTTGTCATGTTTTGACCTATTTTGTGCAGCAAAACAAGTTTTAGGCTACTGATCATTTGGGCATGTAACAGCAACATAGAGAGAAGCAGGACTGGGAAGATGCCAGCTCTCCTTCTTGAAGGTCGTGGCCTCATACAGCAAATacaacaaaagaaaccaaaccaaagcagatTGATTTCCCTCATGCAGCAGAGAATCAGCATTTCCTGAGTAAATTAGCTACCTGTTGACTCAGGGCACCCAGTTTTGTAGTACACTCTTATGGATCTTATTCCTTTTTGTAAAAGACAGGGATGAAATTCTGACCTGCAGGAAGTTCCCAAGGATGGCTGATAAAAGCCACAAGGAAGGCACTGATTTTAACTATGGAAGTATTACTAGTGTTACCAACAGTTGTTTTATGCAGAGGACTTCCACTATTCTATTCATCTCctacatggaaaaataaaattcagaggaGCTAGCTACCTACAGTCAGGCccatctgagaaaaaaatgcaagggCTGTTTTTGAACTCAGATGTGGAAAATACAAAGATGTATTGCTTTCTTAGAATTTTAGATTAGATCAAGAAGAAAAGATCAAAGTTCTACTTCTTTTGGCATGGAAAATAGTTATGCAGTTTGTAACAGCTGGCATTTTTCAGTGTATTGTTCTAGTCTTCCTAAATGAAATAGCAGCCTGCttaaaaatgtatcaaaaacaaaatacagctgTCACATAAACTTGTAAGACCAAAAAGTTATCAATAGCCCACTTACAAGGTGTTATCAGTAACCATGTTTGAAATAGAAACCTCTGTTCCACCACAGAGCATTCCTGCTGTAGCACCCTCatgttttcaaagcattttacctaatttattttcatttgcattttaatggtTCCTGTAATCCGAAGGTCTTTCGGAAGCATGACATAGGAAGCGTGTCATTCCCATTTTATAAGCACACAAATAGATGCCCAGAGGCTGATGTTTTCCAGGGCTATGCAGGAAGCTTAGACAGAGGGCTGATCACTTGAATTCCAGTACTGCCTGATAGCCAGAGACCACCTAAGATCTGCTTTTAATTCAGTCATTAGCTCATTATTATGCAGCATAttttcatttggggtttttttcccctttgtaaACATGGGTAGTTTGACAGTCTTTCTTCTGCTCAGTCAGAAAATTGATAAAACTTGTAAACAAAACTGTATCCATGTTATTCGAGAGACTGCATGCAGCACTTCAGTTTAGACAGAGCTAAACTGACCTTGAGAAGGACCTTTCAGACCCATCTCTGGCTCCGACTGTGCTGTGATTCAACTCATATGACACCACTTTCCTagataaaatacttaaaaagtAACAACCCACCTCTCTACTCATTAAAATCAGAGCTTTCTATACCACTCAGGCACTTACACCTGACTGTTCAGATGTCTAAAACTGTGTGTGATTACCTAGGTTTGGAAAGAATGCACTAGAcatgaaaattatgttttatacTGAGTTCTTGTGCTCTGGGGAATAATTCAACACTGCACCCACTCATGTAATCCACATTTCATTAACTGCAgtggagagaaaatataaatatttgtacagCAGTTAACAGCTGGTTTCACTTAAAGCTGGTGCaggtttcctttgttttgttatcTTGGTCACTGTTGCTGACAGTTGCAACAACAGAATAGGTGTCAGGAGAAGGCTTCATTAGATGTTCCACTGTAGGCAGAGGGCTTGTACAGCCAGTGGATCTGACTGGGGCCACTGGCCCAGAGAGGTGTGCAGAACCCAAAGGAATAAAGACTGTCAAACCAGCATCCATTTCTTTtacacttttcatttttatatccACATGGGATATTAACCAGCACACTCAAatcactctgtgtgtgtgtgtatatatatatataaataaggTGTGAAATTATTCTGCCTATTGCACAGTCTTGGGTTCCAGAAGGGCTACCAAAGTAGTCCTAGGTTttaatagaatcacagaataacagaaacAATTAGGTTGGAAACGAGATTATTGAGTCCAGCCTGTGACCCAAGACCACCTTGTCAAGCagaccatggcaccaagtgtCACATTCTGTCTTTtattaaacacctccagggacacctccaccaccttcctgggcagcacATTCCAGTGTCTAATCACTctctctgtgaagaaattcttcctaatgtccaacctacCCTCTCTGACACACAGTTAAGTGTCCTCTTGACCTAtcactggttgcctgggagaagagcctgacccccacctggccacaacctcctttcagggagttgtagagagcagtaaggtcacccctgagcctcctcttccccagacTAAACAACAACCACATACAACAGCCTTGACAGCAAATTTAACCCAAGACACTATTCTCTGCAGTGATCACAACTGTGTGCTCAGTCCTGAAATAATGAGCATGAACTTGGAAGTGTATGtggccttttttccccttaactGTACACTCAGGCCCACTAGGGACAGATCTGAGACTATTACAACCATTTCACTCAGCACTTACTGCTTTTTGTATCTAAAGAGAAAtgtggagggaggaggggaaagaaaatccttCCAGTGCATGTGAGGAAGTGAAATTGCATGCACTCTGTCTGAAAGCGATAAAAAAGGTAATGAGTAGAGACTATGCAGATCCAAGGCTCAAAGTGCTGAGAGGAGAAGGGAGTGTGCAAAGAGCCTCATTTTCTTTGCATGGGTAGATGCCTGCAAAACCTGCACGGAACAGAGTGCTCATTGTGCTGCCCGGGGTTGCAGAGCTTCTGCACTCGATGGGCACAGACATCCCTCGTTATGGCCTGCAGCTTCTGCCCTTGCTCagcctgttttggttttggattctttcttcctgtgtcctttcttggttttgtttctaaagAGCAATACTTTCCCTGTTAGCTAGAAGCTCCCGTTTTCTATGTGGTATAGTgtctttttatttatgtatacCATAAATTTGTATCCTTATATTTCAAGGAGTTCTCCTAGccacattttaatatttaccaACAAAATTtattagttgttttttttttttttctgtaaatagcTGTAAAATAGGATATACTCTAAACACCATAAACTTCATGGTTTCTCAATATCAACAGTCCATTTCTAACAGCAACATATATTTTCTAGGAATATGGCGAAAGTGCTAACTGCATTTGCCATTTGAGATACTTCCCAGATGCACCCAACACCTCTGGAGGGATATTCTCAGTCTTTAGCTCAAGAAACTGAGAGCTCTGTGGGGTTATGTGACTTTTGGAGGTCTGCAGTACAACCTGCCTCCTCCCCAGGGACAGGTGTACAACTTGACAGCTAAACTCTCAGTGAAGAGTATCtaatataaattaaaagaacagGATTTCCATTCTGCATACATCCCAAGTCACTTTGAAAGAGTAGTCTTGCAGCTGACAGCTCAGAAATCTTAGAACTTTACCAGATAATTGTTCAGTGGGCTTTGAGTGGTTTGTTACTGGTTAAATGTATTGAAAAAACCAATAAACGTTCAGCATTCATCTcatcctgggcaaggggaaaaataattgttcAGGGTCATGCTTTGTTTATTAAATTTGTATCCTATGGACTATGAAACTCAAATATTGTCAATtgtttcaggaggaaaatgagaTCCCTGCCAGTGTTTTTGCAAAAGAGCCCATTCCTAGcattacagaaggaaaagaggagccGGTGGATGAGAACAAAACATTGGAAGAAACCTTGCACACAGTGGAGTTGGGTTCAGATGATGAAATGTTTCCTGAGGGAGATGACTTGGATGACagtgcagaggagaaaacagaagaatcGAGAGCCGAGAAACTTAAAAGATCCAGCCTCAAGAAGGTGGACAGCCTCAAGAAAGCATTTTCCCGCCAAAACATTGAGAAGAAGATGAACAAGATCAGCACAAAGATCGTGTCGCCTGAACGGAGAGAAAAGATCAAGAAGTCCCTTACTGTGCATCACCAGAAATCTTCCTCTGCAAAGGGCTCAGGTTTCAAAGTGGGATTCAGCACCAAGAAAGGCCGTGAAGGAGAAAGCCCCGCAGAAGCTGAGGACAGGCCCTCGGAGACCGCGAGCAACGAGCAGGCAGAGAACGAGGATGAGATGTCCTTCGCCGACATGCACTCGGACATGAcccccaccacctccctggccGAGGAGGGCAAGGCAGCCGTCGATTCTCTGGAGAAGGAGGCCAGAGCGGAAGGGAAGGCCGTGATGAACAACAACATCGAGCTGTCCATCGTGGAAGACGACGAAGAGTACGGGGTGCCTCTAGAAGTTCCTAGCCAGAAACTGTTCGATGAGAGAAACAACCCAGTTGGCGGGGAGATGGAGCAATCTGATGAAGAACCGACCCAAGCAGCCGTCCTGCAGGTGGACCAAACAGCATAGGCAGCCCAAGCGCCCCTTCTCCTGCCAGACACAACACGGTTTTCCTTAGGCGAGGAACTGGTTTCacctgcagaggcaggagaagcGACTCTTCCATCCTTTCCTCTGCGGTGATAATTTATTGCATCGTGTTGGAAGGCACAGTGGGCAAGGTCAACAAGTGAAGCTGCAACGTGCTCTGTTTGAGGCCGAGTCACCGGTGTTCATGAATTTAGAGATGCTGCCAGCTGGTGTCAGAGACTagcaggaggagaggatgtCTGGTAGAAGCAAGCTGATCTGCTGCCTTTCTTAGAGTTAGGTCAGAGGAATGTGTGGAGAGTAGTCAAGACCCAagcatttctgttctctttcctttcctcagtATTTCCCAGCACTGTGAGTAGTTTTGTATATGTCAGTGTAGGAATACCAATGGGAATGTTTGATTTCAGTTgccttgccctgctctgtgaATACTAACAGCCTCAGTAATTGTGCACGCACGTGCAGTTTGTTTGGGGCTTTGCTCCACAGCACCATAGGACTAAAAGAGCAGAGTACTTGGAGGGCAAAGCTGAAAACCCCGTTCCATCCATTTCAGTGGGGGAAAGATTTTTGCCAGTAGTCACTCGCTATTAATTTAGAAGAAATCACTGTGTTTAGGTGGGGGGGAGGGAACcgaaaaaaaaaagtatttttcaatcTAACAGAGTTATGGAAATACATTAATGACAAGCATGAATGTGTGATCAGTTACTGTACCTTTAAGGGTTcagaaattgaaaagaaaaaaacgtTTGATTGGAACATGAAGGTGTcctgaagaaaatatgaaatgctacgaaatgtaaaaaaaaaaaccaaacccccacAGTATTCAATCTATACTCCCAGCTTAAAGTATATATACTCAGATAACACTAATCAATTCATAGTCTTTATAGCAATATACTATCAAATTTTGCACCTGCACAACTTTGTATCTCagagtattttgaaaatagCATAATTTATCAATTTATCTTTTTACAGATTACTTCATATATAGAGCTATATCTACACAGAAGAGTTAGATAATTACAGGGATGTAAGGACAATTTCTTCAAAAAGGTGAAATACTTTTTCAGGCATGTCCAAAGGGAACAACGTGTTATGGATTGAACTTCATGGCAGGGATGAGTTTACATAAGTATGAGCCTACAAAGCGACAGGATTTGGTTTTCTGTTAGTAACTTTGATCAAAGTCACCCACCTGCTCTCAAAATTACTAGTCTGTAATTTTTCAAGATTACTTGAAAGTGAGAGGTTACAAGGTAGTTTGTTCACTATGAATGTTCATTCCTGTCACTTAAAGGTAAGGGGcaagggaggaaagggaagcacAATACCCACAACAGTTCCCTTACATCCTTGGTTGTTTATGCAGTGggttatttctatttttttatatgCATAAAAATTCTACTGATTCTTAACATTGCACTAAAAGGTTGCTTCCTTTTGTGTTTAGAATCACAAATTACAGGGGAAATACAAGCTCCAGCAGAAGTACCATTATGAAATAATTAACAGGTATTACTCCACAGGGATAATATCTGTAACCAGTAAATCACACTGGAAGTTAGTTAGTCAGAGCTTAGTGTAGGCAAGTACTGTTAAGAGTTAAGCTCTTAAGTGCATGGTATCACATAGAAGATACTGTTTCTAAGAAAAATCATGGTATAACTCGTGCagctatatttttattttgtattaacTACAGTGGATTTCAATAATTTTTACTTGTAACTAACTATGAATATGACAAATAAAAGCATAATATAAAACACAGCCATGTGAGTCTTTGGGAGAAGCAGTCTGAGAAGCTAGCAAAGATGAAATTTAAAGGTCAAGTATTTATTACTTCAATTCATGTCCCTGTTGTATCTAtaccattttctttctcatcctcTGCTGTTATTTAGCAATGCAAACACCAGCGCTTTGGTTTCCAGACACTTCTAGCCCATCTAAAAGTACTCAGGCACTTTCCAAAATCTCCTGGCTCAATCTGCATCTTTTTATTGGACTGCAGCGTACTCCTAATACCCTAAATAGTCCTGAAAGCATATTTATATTGAAGACTATGTTCTGTTTATGCACACAGATAAACTCTTGTCTTCTGGAGTGCCACATAGTCTTTAGCAGGCTTAATTTTACTGACAGACCAAAGAAAGCACGTTTAACCTTTATGCAGCAGCTGTCAACCTCCCACAGCCACGACGTGCTAACCAGGAGCCCCAGCATCATGtttacattttgctttcagataTGCTGGTTTGTTTGTCCTGCTAAGCTTTAATTCAAACAATACCCCTGGCCATGCTTTATCCAGTTGCAGAGACGCTGAAACGAATCCCACGCACAGTGTTCTAAGAGCATTACAATGCCATCCAGCAAAACCATTGGAAACGCAGATACTGAGCATCTGGGGGAATTAACTCAAATACCCACTTCAGAATACAGCACACTCACAGCCATCAGTTGCAGAACtagaattaaatgttttctctgtcaCAACTGCACACGTACAAGGACAGGTGGGTCTGTAATCCTAACAAACAAAAGAAGGCATGCTttgcaagagagaaaaatgttcaCTCAACTCGTGAATGTCTGCTTTTGTGCTGTCTTATGAACCAGAGGAGGAAGCAAGCTCAGGCTCTCTCAAGATGTCCCCCAAGCTGTTTCTTCCCCTTGCCTTCCACTCTCAAGGCCTGACTGAAATCATCAGCCTGCAGAACTTGGTGTTTGAGGGAGGAGGCAGACTGGGGGACCAGCAGCACTGTATTCTTTCAAGTATCTCAAGTATGCGCCTGGGTCTCGTCAGGCTGGCAGCTGTCAGGCATATGCACGAGTATTCCGTGATTGTGCTGACAGGTTTGTCTACATAAttgcttcttttaaaaactgcttgTTTACACTTCCTAACTCGGTAACAGTGAGCTCCACTTGTACCAGTATTCCTTGGAAGACCTGAcctgtgagctgctgcacagattCAGAGTCTGACCTGCACCGGAATCAGCGGCAGCTTTGCACAAAGAAAAAGGGTGTGATAAAGCCCTTATGggttaaatatttaaactagcagcactcagcagctgctgataCTTCCACTTTCAATGACACAAAACCAGCTGACATTTGTCCCCTTTTAGGGGAAAGAGCAAAGAGCATCCCACGTTGACCCCCACGTGCTAATCCACAAGCCAGCTCCTCTGTGAAAAGGCATAGATACGGGTTTTCTGGACCATTTCACTGTCAAATAAGAGAGTGCAGTGAAAGCCATCACACAGGCCTGAGTGAAGCATGGTCTGTGTCTTTAACAGATGGaagaaaggggagaagaaaaggatcAGAAGGTAAAATACACCTGGACAGCCCTTAACACTGATGCAGTGAAAACCCTTTGTTGTTGCAGGCTGTAATGCCAAACAGCTGCACAACTGATGACCGATAGTCGCACACTTAAAAAAGAGGTAAGCTCTTTTAAGAAGAATTAGTGAAGTAATGGCAATTTGTTCGAGGTCAGACTCTTCACAAGGGGCCAGCCCAACCCTGAAAGTTAGTGAAAAGCCTTCAGCTGGCTCAAAAGACACTTTGAGCCACACAATGGTTTTGGACCACACGTACAGCTCCTGT
This genomic interval from Motacilla alba alba isolate MOTALB_02 chromosome 7, Motacilla_alba_V1.0_pri, whole genome shotgun sequence contains the following:
- the CAVIN2 gene encoding caveolae-associated protein 2, with the translated sequence MGEAAAGSAVPPLPAAEAGGGQVNALTVLALLEKLVSMLEAVEGHQRQMEQRQRGLEGAVRGIQGDLVKLCRSHGATGEAVEKLLEKSRKVCAHTRAVRERLDRQCDQVRRLEQHHAQLLRRDRFKVLIFQEENEIPASVFAKEPIPSITEGKEEPVDENKTLEETLHTVELGSDDEMFPEGDDLDDSAEEKTEESRAEKLKRSSLKKVDSLKKAFSRQNIEKKMNKISTKIVSPERREKIKKSLTVHHQKSSSAKGSGFKVGFSTKKGREGESPAEAEDRPSETASNEQAENEDEMSFADMHSDMTPTTSLAEEGKAAVDSLEKEARAEGKAVMNNNIELSIVEDDEEYGVPLEVPSQKLFDERNNPVGGEMEQSDEEPTQAAVLQVDQTA